The Eriocheir sinensis breed Jianghai 21 chromosome 26, ASM2467909v1, whole genome shotgun sequence genome window below encodes:
- the LOC127003690 gene encoding venom protease-like has protein sequence MAFSNRVHGSLAFLCFLLLAPVGKRAIALGQVVFPTYEPCRLETGAVGDCLPLTDCPAVVQSFRERRPVRCGFEGSTPLVCCPKRQDSVTGPPQPALDISPPLGYDALDCGTNATRRIETFRKPFSSPVLSINRQKRADVPLTAQLKLLGVNQPFVVGGKISFIAAWPWIALLGQKDAAGTNWFCGGTLINEQWVLSAAHCFRDFKAEVVRLGEHDYEDDNDGALHSDFGVLDVVNYPEYSPPEAYHDLALLKLDSKVQLQKFILPVCLPFGKKIENIIDAVATVVGWGDTLNGGFPSSVLMEADVQVFPSSRCDRSYSDIPEYPSKWPRGIGEETLCAGDLKGGKDACQGDSGGPLVSRDGRGRFVLAGVVSRGFGCGHVDFPGLYANIRHAPYLAWIKKVAF, from the exons ATGGCGTTCTCCAACAGAGTGCACGGCTCCCTGGCTTTCCTGTGTTTCCTGCTTCTAGCGCCCGTAGGAAAACGAGCGATTGCGTTGG gCCAGGTTGTCTTCCCCACCTACGAGCCGTGCAGACTAGAGACGGGCGCGGTGGGAGACTGCTTACCGCTCACAGACTGCCCGGCCGTGGTGCAGAGTTTCAGAGAGCGGCGGCCCGTCAGATGTGGATTCGAAGGGTCAACTCCACTCGTCTGTTGTCCAAAGCGTCAAG ACAGCGTCACCGGCCCTCCGCAGCCAGCTCTGGACATCTCTCCTCCGTTAGGCTACGACGCACTGG ACTGCGGGACGAATGCAACCAGAAGAATTGAGACCTTTAGGAAACCTTTCAGTTCTCCGGTGTTAAGTATCAACCGTCAGAAGAGAGCGGATGTCCCGTTAACAGCACAACTTAAGCTCCTTGGAGTCAACCAGCCATTCGTTGTTGGTGGAAAAATCTCCTTCATCGCTGCGTGGCCGTGGATT GCTTTGCTGGGACAGAAGGACGCTGCTGGCACCAACTGGTTCTGTGGCGGCACCCTTATCAACGAGCAATGGGTTCTTTCAGCGGCTCACTGCTTCAGGGACTT CAAGGCCGAGGTGGTCCGTCTGGGTGAACACGATTATGAGGACGACAACGACGGGGCTCTCCACAGTGACTTCGGTGTTCTGGATGTGGTGAATTACCCAGAGTACAGCCCCCCAGAGGCATACCACGACCTGGCCCTGCTCAAGCTTGACTCAAAGGTCCAGTTACAG AAGTTCATTCTCCCAGTTTGTCTGCCGTTTGGAAAAAAGATTGAGAACATAATTGATGCAGTAGCGACGGTCGTAGGATGGGGGGATACCTTGAATg GCGGCTTTCCGAGTTCAGTCTTGATGGAGGCAGACGTGCAAGTGTTCCCTTCATCCAGGTGTGACCGCAGCTACTCTGACATCCCTGAGTACCCGAGCAAGTGGCCCCGCGGCATTGGGGAAGAGACGTTGTGTGCGGGAGACCTCAAGGGGGGGAAGGATGCCTGTCAG GGTGACTCCGGAGGGCCCCTGGTATCACGAGACGGCCGCGGACGCTTCGTGCTGGCGGGAGTCGTGTCGCGAGGCTTCGGCTGCGGCCACGTGGACTTCCCCGGCCTGTACGCCAACATACGACACGCACCTTACCTTGCCTGGATCAAGAAGGTCGCGTTCTAA